The window GGCCGCCCGCGCGGCTCTCATGCTGCACTCTCGCTGCACTGCGGGCGGCCAAAGTGGGCCAAATCGGGACCGAGGAGGACAACAGCGGTTCTCGTAAGTCGCTGAAAATGCTGGCCTTGCCTGTCCTGGTTGGTCCTTCTCTGGGCTGCTGGGGGCGGCTTTTAATCTGATGGTCGGGGGTTCGATTCCCTCACGGCCCACCACCGTAAAGCACCGAAAACAGGATGCTTGCTGACTCCGCGAGTCATCGCCAAAGGGCTCTCTGAGACAAGCGGAACAAAGACGCCGGAGAGCCGCTCCGCTCTTGCCCTGGAGACGCTAAGCTGTCAATGCTTGAATCGGGAGAGCCTATGGGACTCAGAGAAGCGACCGCGCGAGCAGGAAGGCTCCGGCGCCGAGGTAGTGCAGAGTCAGCGGCGCGACGAGGCTTTCAGCGCGCTCGCGGCAGATGCCCAGTGCCAGCCCCAGAAGCAGGCCTCCGAAGATTGCCACGACCAGCGAGGACGAGGGGCTGGCGGTCGTCGCCGGCAGAGCGAGGTAGAGGGGGACGGTCCAGAGGGCAAAGAAGACCGCGCTGAGCAAAGCCGGCCAGGAAACGAACCACGGTCCTCCCGTCCGCTGGGCCCGGTAGCGCGCCATCAGGACGCCCTGGGCGACTCCCCGGAACGTGATCTCTGCGACCACGGGTAGAAGAAGCAACAAGGGCACGAGCTTCGCCAGCTGTAGGAGGTTCGGAGAGCCACCGACCCCGGGCATCCAAGCCCCGCCGAGCAGAGCTCCCACCACAGCCAAGGGACTCAGCCACAACCAGTCCCAGCCCGCGGGGAGCCGAATGCCGAAGAGTCCTGGTCTCCGTGAAGCCTTGAGAGTCAAGAGCAGGAGACAGGTAACGGCGACTGCGGCGCCGCCGAAGAGCGCGAGCTCTCGCTGCCCCATCACACCGGGCCAGGACGGCGTCGCCGAGCTCACAGCTGCGATCACCCAGCCGACGACCATGGACAGCGAACTCAAGAGGAACGCCAGCCCAGCCGATGTCGCGCACTGCTTGAGCGATGGGCGACGGTAGGCGAGCTGACAGGCCGCGGCGATGTCTCCGGGCTCGAGCTGCGTTCCGGAGCCCCGGGGCGAACCACCGATCTCGCCGGAACCTCCCCAGCAGTTCGACGACCGGCTGTTCTTGACGGCCGGATCCACCAAGTTGAGAGTCCGGTAGGCCTCTTTGAGGTTCGCCGGAAGGAAGCTATCGACTTGGCGCACAGTGTAGGCGCCGGGGCCCTTCTGAAGCACGACGATCCCCAGCCGCTTGCCGTATAGCCGCTTGAGAACCGGCTCGGCCTCATAAATGCCGCAGTCACAGCGACAGACGACAACGATTCGGTCAGGTGACAGCTCCTCGAGCGCGAGCTCCTCGACACCCGGCATGGTGTCGAAGAAGTCAATGGGATAAACCATCCGGTCGACGATTCCGAGTTGCGCCATCAGGCTTTCGAGGAGTGTGTCCTCATTGCCCTCGTCCGAGGCCGACAGCTCGACCTCACGCAGCGCGTCGAGCCGGGCCAGCGTTTCCTTCAAGTCGGTCTCACCCATACCGCTGAACTCCAGGAACTCGAGTCCCTGGGAATCGATCAGCCCCTCAACCCTTATAAGCGGTATGGAAGCACGCCGGATCTCGGGCTGCTCGTCGCCCAGGTTGACGCTGTTCAGAAGCACCCAGATGGCCAGGACCGTGTCGAGGTCGGGCTGGTTGGCGAGGATCGTCCACGGTCGCTCGCGGAGATCCAGCCCCCTCAGAACCAGGACCATCGCCTGCTCGCAGGCCGAGAGGGTGAACCGGCGGATGACGCCCTCGTGGTGGTCGAGGTTGAAGACCTGCCGCTCGTGATCCAGAAAGGGCTCGTCCTGGGCTGTGCCGTCCAAGAATATGGTTCCCTCCGGGGCCTTGCGAGCCGCGGCGGCGGTCACCGAGAGGTCCCGTTGCAGGCGGACCTTGATCTCGGGGGTTTCGCGGCTGGTCAGGTACCGACCGTTGTCATCCTGCTTGATGACATAGCGCTGGGGTTGCTGGTCGGAGAACTCGGCCAGGACTGGGAGCGGCAATGTCTCTGCCGTGGCCTCGTCGTCCGGTAGCCTCTTCGATTGCGAGCCTCTCAGAAAGGATACCGCGTCGGGATTGGTTGGCTCGGGTTTCATGCCGGACGACCGCCTCGGGAGGGAGACAAAGAGTCTAGCAGCCGGCAGATCCTCGGTCGTGCCGCGATTCTAGGAACGATGAGCGTGCTCAGGTTCGTTATTGCAGAGCCGGAATTGCTTTTCCAGGCCGGGGGCGTGGTCCATCTTTTGGAGACTCGCCAGATCTACTTACTCATTCACGGGACAAGGCTCTACTACCGGCAGGCGACTGGCAGCCGGAGTGGAGAGAGGATTAGGGGAGGTTTTCCTCATGAGCGCGCGCATTGCCATCGTGGAAGGCACAGTAATGCTGGATCAGCATCGCGGCAACCAGCCCCCGGGTGGAATCGTCGATGAAAGCAACGAGGGCAACAATGGTGTCTCGGTCCTCATAGACAAGTACGATGAAATTAACGGCAGCACGGGGACTTACCTGATTGGCTGCTGGTACAGCCAGTAGCTGTTCGCCTTCT is drawn from bacterium and contains these coding sequences:
- a CDS encoding CPBP family intramembrane metalloprotease, whose amino-acid sequence is MKPEPTNPDAVSFLRGSQSKRLPDDEATAETLPLPVLAEFSDQQPQRYVIKQDDNGRYLTSRETPEIKVRLQRDLSVTAAAARKAPEGTIFLDGTAQDEPFLDHERQVFNLDHHEGVIRRFTLSACEQAMVLVLRGLDLRERPWTILANQPDLDTVLAIWVLLNSVNLGDEQPEIRRASIPLIRVEGLIDSQGLEFLEFSGMGETDLKETLARLDALREVELSASDEGNEDTLLESLMAQLGIVDRMVYPIDFFDTMPGVEELALEELSPDRIVVVCRCDCGIYEAEPVLKRLYGKRLGIVVLQKGPGAYTVRQVDSFLPANLKEAYRTLNLVDPAVKNSRSSNCWGGSGEIGGSPRGSGTQLEPGDIAAACQLAYRRPSLKQCATSAGLAFLLSSLSMVVGWVIAAVSSATPSWPGVMGQRELALFGGAAVAVTCLLLLTLKASRRPGLFGIRLPAGWDWLWLSPLAVVGALLGGAWMPGVGGSPNLLQLAKLVPLLLLLPVVAEITFRGVAQGVLMARYRAQRTGGPWFVSWPALLSAVFFALWTVPLYLALPATTASPSSSLVVAIFGGLLLGLALGICRERAESLVAPLTLHYLGAGAFLLARSLL